The Deltaproteobacteria bacterium sequence TTTCGTACAACCGCGCAGAGCCCGGCGTCAGCACCGCCATGCCCAGCTCAAGTTCCGATGTTTTTGGATTGGGATTCAACTTCACGGTCAGGCTCCCATCTTGAGTTCGTCAAAAGCGCGCTGCATGACGAGGAAATTCCGCGCGGCCAGTGCGCCGAATCGCTCTTCGAGCGGGTGCTTGAGCGATTCGAGGGCCACCATGCCCTTGGCACGGATCGCGCCGCCGAGCATGGTCGTGTTGACGATCGGCCGCTTGAGGACCTCGATCGCGATGGTCTGCGCGTTCACCGTCGCCACCCGCCGCGTATACCCGTAGCGCGCGCGCAGCTCGTCCGGGTTCTCGCCGGTGTTGACGACGATGACTCCGCCTTCCTTGACGCCCTCGTCCACCTTGACGATGTCGAGCAGGGCCGCGTCGAGCACGATGACCAGATCGGGCTCGTACACCTGCTCGCGCAGGTAGATCTTCTGCTCGTCGATCCGCGCAAACGCGAGCACGGGCGCACCGCGGCGCTCGGGCCCGAAGCTGGGGAAGGACTGAGCGAATTTGCCTTCTGCGATCGCGGCGTGGGCGAGAAGTTCGGCGCTCGTCACGGCGCCTTGGCCGCCGCGCCCGTGAAACCGTATTTCCAACATGATTCGACCCAAATGTTAAGGAGCACCAAAAGCTGACGCGGATCATAGAGATGGAGTCCGTGTCGGTCAACGACGCACTACCGGTTCAGGGGGAAATCTCACCGTTTTTTCCGCGTTTGGCGTGCATTTCCTTGATTTCAGGAGATTTTTTCCGCATCCGGTCGAGACGCGGTTCGCGCCTTGGCGACAGACCCCCGGTTCGCTGTCGCCGGTTACATCCGCCGGCTCCGGTGCGACGGTCGATTGACGCGATGCGTCACGGCTTCGCGAAATGTTCCTAAACTCGCTTTTCCTTGACACCGCCGTCCCCCGCCCGTAATCAGGGGCGTTTTTCGGGAGGTCGCGATGAAACGTCCGGTCGGCGTCGCGGCGGTGCTCGCCGTCTTCGCGGGCCTGTTGCTGCCTGCCATCGCCACGCGCGCGGCGGAGGCGAGCGAGGCGCGCGTGACGCCGGTGGTCAAGGCGGTCCGTGAGATCGCTCCGTCGGTCGTCAATATTTCCACCGAACAGGACGCGGCGACGGGTGGACCGTTTTCAGGCTTGCGCGACCCGATGTGGGACAAGTTTTTCAAGGACTATTTCGAGCGCTATCGCCCCAACGACCGGCCTGAATCCTCGCTGGGCAGCGGCTTGATCATCGACCCCACGGGCTACATTCTCACGAACGAACACGTCATCCTGCGCGCGAGCCGCGTGAAAGTGACGTTGCAGGACGGGCGAACATTCAATGCCCGCGTCGTGGGCTCCGAGCCCGCCCGCGACCTCGCCGTGCTCAAAATCGACTCGGACAAGCCGTTTCCCACGGCGCGGCTGGGCGACAGTTCCGACATCATGATCGGCGAGACGGTTGTCGCCATCGGCAACCCCTTCGGCCTGTCCAACACCGTCACGACGGGCGTCATTTCCGCGTCGGAGCGCACGATCCGCACCGACGCGAGCCGCGTTTACGTGGACTTCCTGCAGACCGACGCGTCGATCAATCCGGGCAACTCGGGCGGACCGCTGCTGAACCTCGACGGCGAGGTCATCGGCATCACGACCGCCGTGTACGGCCAGGCGCAGGGCATCGGCTTCGCGATCCCGATCAACTCCGCCCGCCGCATCGTCGACGACCTCATCCAGTACGGGAAGGTCCACTACGGTTGGTTCGGAATCCGGATCAAGGACATCCCCACGCGCGTGCGCCAGAGTCTCGGTTACAACGGCATCGCCCGCATCTACGTCTCGATGGTCTTTCCCGATTCCCCCGCGGCGAAGGCCGGCGTGCAGGAAGGCGATCTGATCGAGTCGGTCGGCACGCACAAGGCCCCCGCCGTCGACGCCTACCGCAGCATCATTCTCGGCTACACGGTCGGCACGCCGGTCGATTTCGCCCTCTCCCGCAATAACGAGCCGCGCACCATCACGGTGACCCCCACGGGCTTCCCCAAGTCGATGGTCGATCCCTATGCGTGGACGCTGCTCGGCCTCGAGGTGAAACCGGCGAGCGCGTCCGAAGCAAAGGCGCTTCGACTTCCGGGCGGAAAGGGGTTGATGATCCGCCGCGTCAAATCGGGCTCCGCGGCGGAGAAGATCGGCATCCGCGCGGGAGACGGTTTGCTCGCGATCGACAGCCGCGAACTGCGCGACGAAGACGATTTTGCCTCGGCCGTGGCCGCACTGCGTCTCAAGAGTTCGTCCGTCGTGCTCGTGCAGCGCGGACCTTACGCCTACTACATCTCGCTCGAACTGCCCTGACGCGGCGGAGGCGCACCTGACCGTCATCTCAAAACTGCGGGGCAAGTTACTGGCGGGAATCGCCCTGGGCGGGCTCGTCTATCTCGGCATCGTCGTCTACTCCGGGTGGAGCGACGTGGCCGAGGCGCTCGGCACGTTTCGTTGGGGCTTCGCGCCGCTCCTGCTCGCGCTCGCGTTCACCAACTACATCCTGCGTTTCCTGAAGTGGGATTATTACCTGCGCCACATGGGCATTTCGTGTCCCAAGGACACCAGCTTCATCATCTTCCTCTCCGGCCTCGTCATGGCGATCAGCCCCGGCAAGATCGGCGAGCTGCTCAAGTCGCTCTTTTTGAAACAGGCGACGGGCACCGACCTTGCACGATCGATGCCGATCGTGGTCGCGGAACGACTCACCGACTTCATCGCCCTCGTCATCATCTCCTTCGCCGGGATCGGGCTTCTGGCCGCGGGCGACCTCTACATCCTGCTCGTCGTCGCCGCGGTCCTCGCCGCTTTCATTCTCGTCATCGGCAACC is a genomic window containing:
- a CDS encoding trypsin-like peptidase domain-containing protein, producing the protein MKRPVGVAAVLAVFAGLLLPAIATRAAEASEARVTPVVKAVREIAPSVVNISTEQDAATGGPFSGLRDPMWDKFFKDYFERYRPNDRPESSLGSGLIIDPTGYILTNEHVILRASRVKVTLQDGRTFNARVVGSEPARDLAVLKIDSDKPFPTARLGDSSDIMIGETVVAIGNPFGLSNTVTTGVISASERTIRTDASRVYVDFLQTDASINPGNSGGPLLNLDGEVIGITTAVYGQAQGIGFAIPINSARRIVDDLIQYGKVHYGWFGIRIKDIPTRVRQSLGYNGIARIYVSMVFPDSPAAKAGVQEGDLIESVGTHKAPAVDAYRSIILGYTVGTPVDFALSRNNEPRTITVTPTGFPKSMVDPYAWTLLGLEVKPASASEAKALRLPGGKGLMIRRVKSGSAAEKIGIRAGDGLLAIDSRELRDEDDFASAVAALRLKSSSVVLVQRGPYAYYISLELP
- a CDS encoding flippase-like domain-containing protein; the encoded protein is MPRPWPHCVSRVRPSCSCSADLTPTTSRSNCPDAAEAHLTVISKLRGKLLAGIALGGLVYLGIVVYSGWSDVAEALGTFRWGFAPLLLALAFTNYILRFLKWDYYLRHMGISCPKDTSFIIFLSGLVMAISPGKIGELLKSLFLKQATGTDLARSMPIVVAERLTDFIALVIISFAGIGLLAAGDLYILLVVAAVLAAFILVIGNRRISLAIIGMVEKLPVLEKIGHRFHTLYDSLSALVRIGPLTIATALSIAAWMCECLAFYIVIRLFHGGAGIGTASFIYAFGTIVGAVAPGGLGLTDGAMIAMLQNGAMMAGAALAKGAAGTATMIIRMATLWFAVLVGAVVLLLFQKRFAGVDNMIDEEQKRSA
- a CDS encoding 2-oxoacid:acceptor oxidoreductase family protein; translated protein: MLEIRFHGRGGQGAVTSAELLAHAAIAEGKFAQSFPSFGPERRGAPVLAFARIDEQKIYLREQVYEPDLVIVLDAALLDIVKVDEGVKEGGVIVVNTGENPDELRARYGYTRRVATVNAQTIAIEVLKRPIVNTTMLGGAIRAKGMVALESLKHPLEERFGALAARNFLVMQRAFDELKMGA